Proteins encoded together in one Chitinophaga lutea window:
- a CDS encoding FecR family protein has protein sequence MEERIKYLFRQYAAGKCSRKEYEEFFAYIRRSSHDDSIRALIQEAYAADGQVPAAPPYVDGNGALVLKKTKRSLRWSMAAAAVLVLGLVFWWNSSPELKRNFTARSEFKYLLLPDSTQVWLNAASTLEYPPQFKPGIREVYLSGEAYFDVQHADKVPFVIHTGTVSTTVLGTAFNIKAYPGLKNIIVAVNRGKVSVRYGKQQAATLTEGQRLKVDREETVAPAAVKTLVTEAAPWKLGNLAYDNETLDDIVKDLERVYNVHIRILDAGVGQTKISTSFRRDIGAEKALEVLCRLTDTDLKRSEGIYHIQ, from the coding sequence ATGGAAGAACGGATCAAATATCTATTCAGGCAGTACGCTGCCGGCAAATGCTCCCGGAAGGAGTATGAAGAGTTTTTTGCGTACATCCGCCGGTCGTCGCACGATGATTCCATCCGGGCCCTCATACAGGAGGCTTATGCGGCAGACGGGCAGGTGCCCGCCGCTCCGCCTTATGTAGACGGCAACGGGGCGCTGGTGCTGAAAAAAACGAAGCGCAGCCTGCGCTGGAGCATGGCCGCGGCCGCGGTACTCGTACTGGGACTGGTGTTCTGGTGGAACAGCAGCCCGGAACTGAAACGCAATTTCACCGCCCGCTCCGAGTTCAAATACCTGCTGCTGCCGGACAGTACGCAGGTGTGGCTCAACGCCGCCAGCACGCTCGAGTATCCGCCGCAGTTCAAACCCGGCATCCGGGAAGTGTACCTGTCCGGCGAGGCCTATTTCGATGTGCAGCACGCCGATAAAGTACCGTTCGTGATCCACACCGGCACTGTATCTACCACCGTACTGGGCACCGCTTTTAATATCAAGGCCTACCCCGGCCTGAAGAATATCATCGTGGCGGTGAACCGCGGCAAGGTGAGCGTGCGCTACGGCAAACAGCAGGCCGCCACGCTCACGGAAGGCCAGCGGCTGAAAGTGGACCGGGAAGAAACCGTTGCGCCCGCGGCCGTTAAAACCCTCGTGACGGAAGCCGCTCCCTGGAAGCTGGGCAACCTCGCATACGACAACGAAACGCTGGACGACATCGTGAAAGACCTGGAGCGGGTGTACAACGTGCATATCCGAATTCTCGACGCAGGTGTGGGACAGACAAAAATATCGACTTCCTTCCGGCGCGACATCGGCGCCGAAAAAGCGCTCGAAGTGCTTTGCAGGCTGACGGACACGGACCTGAAACGTTCGGAAGGAATTTATCATATTCAGTAG
- a CDS encoding FKBP-type peptidyl-prolyl cis-trans isomerase encodes MRMRHYFGLLSLLAVTFFAACNKNDKPAQPFDPAKQAETDEQLIREYIAKNNITGTVKDATSALHYKVLAPGIGGDTMKLNDRMNVSYKGTLLNGTVFDEGDKTRLSEARLDQLIEGWKIGLRKITKEGKIQLFVPSALGYKNSATGKIPANSVLIFEVTLHNYYY; translated from the coding sequence ATGAGAATGAGACACTACTTTGGGCTGTTAAGCCTCCTGGCCGTAACTTTTTTCGCCGCCTGCAACAAAAACGACAAACCGGCGCAACCCTTCGACCCGGCCAAACAGGCCGAAACCGATGAACAGCTGATCCGGGAATACATCGCCAAAAATAACATCACCGGCACCGTCAAAGACGCCACCAGTGCCCTGCATTATAAAGTATTGGCGCCCGGCATCGGCGGCGATACCATGAAGCTCAACGACCGCATGAACGTCAGCTACAAAGGCACCCTGCTCAACGGCACCGTGTTCGACGAAGGCGATAAAACCAGACTGAGCGAGGCCCGCCTCGACCAGTTGATCGAAGGCTGGAAAATCGGGCTGCGCAAAATCACCAAAGAAGGCAAAATCCAGCTGTTCGTGCCCTCCGCCCTGGGGTATAAAAACTCGGCAACGGGTAAAATCCCGGCCAATTCCGTGCTCATTTTCGAAGTCACCCTCCACAATTATTATTACTAG
- a CDS encoding pyridoxal phosphate-dependent aminotransferase produces MQLADRLTRISVPQTIRMAKLSRELKAQGIDIVDLSIGEPDFDTPAHIREAAKKAIDEGYTHYTPVAGYLDLKQAVAYKLKRDNGLEYSPDEIVVSTGAKQSIANAVLSIVNPGDEVIIPTPYWVTYSELVKLCQGEVKFVTCGIENDYKITPEQLEAAITPKTKLFMFSSPCNPTGSVYSKEELEALAAVFEKHPQIFIISDEIYEYINYVGEHTSIATIGTLKNRTVIINGLSKGFAMTGWRLGYMAAPLEIAKAADMVQSQFTSATCSITQRCAITALRGELDTAREMVAAFRERRAFIFQALKGIPGLQVNEPDGAFYMFPNVSAFFGKSYEGEKINNADDLCMFLLHKANVTVVSGAAFRQPECIRISYATGMPRIEEGMKRMKEWLGKLS; encoded by the coding sequence ATGCAATTAGCAGACAGATTAACGCGGATATCCGTACCGCAAACCATCAGGATGGCAAAACTCAGCCGGGAGCTGAAAGCACAGGGAATAGACATCGTAGACCTCAGCATCGGTGAACCGGATTTCGATACGCCCGCGCACATCCGCGAGGCCGCCAAAAAAGCCATAGATGAAGGGTATACGCATTATACCCCGGTAGCCGGGTACCTCGACCTGAAGCAGGCCGTGGCCTATAAGCTGAAAAGGGACAACGGGCTGGAATACAGCCCCGACGAAATCGTGGTCTCCACCGGCGCCAAACAAAGCATTGCCAACGCCGTGCTGAGCATCGTCAATCCCGGCGACGAAGTCATTATCCCTACCCCCTATTGGGTAACTTATTCGGAGTTGGTGAAACTCTGCCAGGGCGAAGTAAAATTCGTGACCTGCGGCATCGAGAACGATTACAAAATCACACCGGAGCAGCTCGAAGCGGCCATCACGCCGAAAACGAAACTGTTCATGTTTTCATCTCCCTGCAACCCTACCGGCTCCGTGTATTCGAAAGAAGAACTGGAAGCGCTGGCAGCCGTATTCGAAAAACACCCGCAGATCTTCATCATTTCCGACGAGATTTATGAATACATCAATTACGTAGGCGAACATACCAGCATTGCCACCATCGGCACGCTCAAAAACAGGACGGTGATCATCAACGGCCTGAGCAAGGGTTTTGCCATGACCGGCTGGCGCCTTGGCTACATGGCCGCCCCGCTGGAGATCGCCAAAGCGGCGGACATGGTGCAGAGCCAGTTCACCTCCGCCACCTGCTCCATCACCCAACGCTGCGCCATCACGGCCCTGCGCGGCGAGCTCGACACCGCCCGCGAGATGGTGGCCGCCTTCCGCGAGCGCCGCGCGTTTATTTTCCAGGCGCTCAAAGGCATTCCCGGCCTGCAGGTGAACGAACCAGACGGTGCTTTTTATATGTTCCCGAACGTCAGCGCGTTTTTCGGGAAATCGTACGAAGGCGAGAAAATCAATAATGCGGACGATCTCTGCATGTTCCTGCTGCACAAGGCCAACGTAACCGTGGTATCCGGCGCGGCTTTCCGCCAGCCGGAATGTATCCGCATATCGTATGCCACCGGCATGCCGCGGATAGAGGAAGGCATGAAAAGAATGAAAGAATGGCTGGGGAAACTCAGTTAA
- the nusB gene encoding transcription antitermination factor NusB yields the protein MQTLYAMDTMEQGTVKPGTATSLLNEKLDQTSQIFTYLLYTIARVAQYAETDAQARASKHLPSAEDLAVNTKIAGNDFVFQVLGDKGFQVNLETWKLRRLEDVELTRKLYNQLADSEIYKKYIAEPSREKASEKQIIEYIYKDILEKNELFRQHMEDSFLHWGDDEEMMGILVGNYLSKPQLFNFLQLISREKLEYARDLLSTAINKKDYCLELIKPKLQNWDPERIAAVDMLLMEMGVCEFLYFPTIPTKVTINEYIDLAKAYSTPQSGQFVNGILDNILKDLQQANLVQKVDRTKK from the coding sequence ATGCAAACACTGTATGCCATGGACACCATGGAGCAGGGCACCGTGAAACCGGGCACTGCCACGAGTTTGCTGAATGAGAAATTGGACCAGACCAGTCAGATTTTCACGTATCTGCTCTACACGATCGCACGTGTGGCCCAGTACGCCGAAACAGATGCACAGGCGAGGGCTTCCAAACACCTGCCCAGCGCGGAGGATCTGGCGGTTAATACCAAAATTGCCGGCAACGACTTTGTTTTCCAGGTGCTGGGCGACAAAGGGTTCCAGGTCAACCTGGAGACGTGGAAGCTGCGCCGCCTGGAAGATGTGGAACTGACCCGGAAGCTGTACAACCAGCTGGCAGACAGCGAAATATATAAAAAATACATCGCCGAGCCCTCCCGCGAAAAAGCCTCCGAAAAGCAGATTATCGAATATATCTACAAGGACATCCTGGAAAAGAACGAATTGTTCCGCCAGCATATGGAAGACAGCTTCCTGCACTGGGGCGACGACGAGGAGATGATGGGCATCCTGGTAGGTAACTACCTCTCTAAACCGCAGCTGTTCAACTTCTTACAGCTGATCAGCAGGGAAAAACTGGAATATGCGAGGGACCTGCTCAGCACCGCCATCAATAAAAAGGACTATTGCCTGGAGCTGATCAAACCCAAACTGCAGAACTGGGACCCCGAGCGGATCGCGGCGGTAGACATGCTGCTGATGGAAATGGGCGTGTGCGAATTCCTGTATTTCCCCACCATCCCCACCAAAGTGACCATCAACGAATACATCGACCTGGCCAAAGCTTACAGCACCCCCCAGAGCGGGCAGTTCGTGAACGGCATACTCGATAACATCCTGAAGGACCTGCAGCAGGCCAACCTGGTGCAGAAAGTAGACCGAACCAAGAAATAA
- a CDS encoding FKBP-type peptidyl-prolyl cis-trans isomerase — protein sequence MMIKRLLYFFLLTACTALVFSSCAKEDSDTGSYMNMDGLNKENSAIRDFLREKKQDSGLVIHPSGMCYRIIDRGTGSQYITRENVPVVIYTRHLLPSEKFVESSLNLPTSFDGRQLKNHILGWQIGLPLIPKGGRIIMYIPSSLAFGSTGIPGTIPPNAILICDVTLVDFK from the coding sequence ATGATGATCAAACGCCTGTTATATTTTTTCCTGCTTACCGCCTGTACCGCGCTGGTATTCAGCTCCTGCGCAAAGGAAGACAGCGATACGGGCTCGTACATGAACATGGACGGGCTTAACAAGGAAAACAGCGCCATCCGCGATTTCCTCCGGGAAAAGAAGCAGGATTCGGGACTGGTGATACATCCCAGCGGCATGTGCTACCGGATCATCGACAGGGGCACCGGCAGCCAGTACATCACCCGCGAAAACGTGCCAGTGGTGATTTACACCCGCCACCTGCTGCCCAGCGAAAAATTCGTGGAATCGTCCCTCAATCTGCCTACTTCGTTCGACGGGCGCCAGCTCAAGAACCACATCCTGGGTTGGCAGATCGGGTTGCCCCTCATCCCCAAGGGCGGCCGGATTATCATGTATATCCCTTCCTCCCTGGCCTTCGGTTCCACCGGCATCCCCGGCACCATTCCTCCCAACGCCATCCTGATTTGTGACGTAACCCTTGTGGATTTCAAATAA
- a CDS encoding DUF1573 domain-containing protein, which translates to MKLFLYPILAAGLLMAACNGGGGKKPAAAATDANDTTKVARMTFEKQTHDFGNVTQGEVVEYSFKFTNTGNKDLLIQKAEASCGCTVPEWPKEPIKPGESGYMKVKFDSHGRPEGYTEKELFIQANTNPPLVTGPRIQCVIVAKK; encoded by the coding sequence ATGAAACTATTTTTATATCCCATCCTCGCTGCCGGCCTGCTCATGGCGGCCTGTAACGGCGGAGGCGGCAAAAAGCCGGCTGCGGCCGCCACCGATGCGAACGACACTACCAAAGTGGCCCGCATGACCTTCGAAAAACAAACACACGATTTCGGGAACGTAACGCAGGGCGAAGTGGTGGAATACTCCTTTAAATTCACCAACACCGGCAATAAAGACCTGCTTATCCAGAAAGCGGAAGCCAGCTGCGGCTGCACCGTGCCGGAGTGGCCCAAAGAGCCCATCAAACCCGGCGAAAGCGGCTACATGAAGGTGAAATTCGACAGCCATGGCCGGCCGGAAGGCTATACCGAAAAGGAATTGTTCATCCAGGCCAATACCAATCCTCCCCTGGTGACCGGTCCCAGAATTCAATGCGTGATCGTTGCCAAGAAATAG
- the coaE gene encoding dephospho-CoA kinase (Dephospho-CoA kinase (CoaE) performs the final step in coenzyme A biosynthesis.) → MRIIGITGGIGSGKTTVAKLFALLGIPVYSADDAAKEIMVKDPLLVQQIKDHFGREAYFDDGTLNRSFLSNIVFNDKDQLAALNELVHPATIRDSEEWARRQQAPYVIKEAALMFETESFHHVDKVIMVYAPQALRIHRVMQRDGVDRNAVLARMHKQIDEKIKLKLADYVVYNDEQQMVIPQVLSLHKQFLAFS, encoded by the coding sequence ATGCGCATTATCGGCATAACAGGCGGAATCGGCTCCGGTAAAACCACGGTAGCCAAATTATTCGCATTGCTTGGCATCCCCGTTTATTCGGCAGACGATGCCGCGAAGGAAATCATGGTCAAAGACCCCCTGCTCGTGCAGCAGATCAAGGACCATTTTGGCCGGGAGGCCTATTTCGACGACGGCACCCTCAACCGTTCCTTTCTTTCCAACATCGTTTTCAACGACAAAGACCAGCTGGCTGCGCTCAACGAGCTCGTGCACCCCGCAACCATCCGGGACTCCGAAGAGTGGGCCCGCCGGCAGCAGGCGCCTTATGTGATCAAGGAAGCGGCGCTGATGTTTGAAACGGAATCGTTCCATCATGTAGACAAGGTGATTATGGTGTACGCCCCGCAGGCCCTGCGCATCCACCGGGTGATGCAGCGCGACGGCGTGGACCGGAACGCGGTGCTGGCAAGGATGCACAAACAGATCGACGAGAAGATCAAATTGAAGCTCGCCGATTATGTGGTGTATAACGATGAACAGCAGATGGTGATACCCCAGGTGCTTTCGCTGCACAAACAATTCCTGGCTTTTTCCTGA
- a CDS encoding co-chaperone GroES yields MAKQLSIKPLADRVIVKPAAAEEKTAGGIIIPDTAKEKPQRGTVVAAGPGKKDEPVSVKVGDTVLYGKYSGTEISLEGDDYLIMRESDILAVL; encoded by the coding sequence ATGGCAAAACAATTAAGTATTAAACCTCTGGCAGACAGGGTGATTGTAAAACCCGCAGCAGCAGAAGAAAAAACAGCAGGCGGCATCATCATCCCAGACACAGCAAAGGAAAAACCGCAGCGTGGTACAGTAGTAGCAGCAGGTCCCGGTAAAAAAGACGAGCCTGTGAGCGTAAAAGTAGGCGATACTGTATTGTATGGCAAATATTCCGGTACTGAAATCAGCCTGGAAGGAGACGATTACTTAATCATGCGCGAGTCTGACATCCTGGCTGTACTCTAA
- the yajC gene encoding preprotein translocase subunit YajC, with amino-acid sequence MTPQAGGGQGGFGGMGSLLFFGGMILVMWLFMIRPQTKKAKLQKQFIDNLKEGDKVVTIAGIHGKVKKINDNNTLQLEVSAGTYITIERSAVSMEYTSAVNKAAETK; translated from the coding sequence ATGACACCGCAGGCTGGCGGTGGTCAGGGCGGTTTCGGCGGAATGGGCTCCCTGCTGTTCTTCGGCGGTATGATCCTGGTAATGTGGCTGTTCATGATTCGCCCCCAGACTAAAAAAGCCAAACTGCAGAAACAGTTTATCGACAACCTCAAAGAAGGGGATAAAGTGGTGACCATCGCGGGTATCCACGGTAAAGTAAAGAAAATCAACGATAACAATACTTTGCAACTGGAAGTAAGCGCCGGTACCTATATCACCATCGAACGCTCCGCCGTTAGCATGGAATATACCAGTGCCGTGAACAAGGCCGCTGAAACCAAATAA
- a CDS encoding RNA polymerase sigma-70 factor translates to MSERIPHTTAENSEKTLELIFVDIFRQHESRLYALARKLTKSDLFAGDIIQEVFIKLWEQRGQLSEIDNMEAWLYRLTENKVIDFLRKAAADDRLREALWQSLAHNAQETESQVATREYHRMLQKAINSLPPQRRLIYQLNREKGLNYRQIAEELRISRHTVKNQLSTALQSIRSFILKTSGPLSLLFVKYFSGE, encoded by the coding sequence ATGAGTGAGCGAATACCACATACCACCGCCGAAAACAGTGAGAAAACGCTCGAACTGATTTTTGTGGACATCTTCAGGCAGCACGAAAGCCGCCTGTATGCGCTTGCCCGCAAACTCACCAAATCGGACCTTTTCGCCGGCGACATCATCCAGGAAGTGTTTATCAAACTCTGGGAACAGCGCGGCCAGCTGTCAGAGATCGACAACATGGAAGCCTGGCTGTACCGCCTCACGGAAAACAAAGTCATTGATTTCCTGCGCAAAGCGGCGGCCGACGACCGCCTGCGCGAAGCCCTCTGGCAATCGCTCGCCCACAACGCCCAGGAAACGGAAAGCCAGGTGGCCACCCGCGAATACCACCGCATGCTCCAGAAAGCCATTAACAGCCTGCCGCCCCAGCGCCGCCTCATTTACCAATTGAACCGCGAAAAAGGCCTCAATTACCGCCAGATCGCCGAAGAGCTCCGGATCTCCCGGCACACCGTCAAAAACCAGCTGTCCACCGCCCTGCAATCCATCCGAAGCTTCATTCTCAAAACCTCCGGACCGCTGTCACTCCTTTTTGTAAAATATTTTTCAGGCGAATAG
- the groL gene encoding chaperonin GroEL (60 kDa chaperone family; promotes refolding of misfolded polypeptides especially under stressful conditions; forms two stacked rings of heptamers to form a barrel-shaped 14mer; ends can be capped by GroES; misfolded proteins enter the barrel where they are refolded when GroES binds) codes for MAKQIFFNTDARNKMKKGVDTLANAVKVTLGPKGRNVVIEKKFGAPGVTKDGVTVAKEIELEDPIENMGAQMVKEVASKTADIAGDGTTTATVLAQSIIGEGLKNVAAGANPMDLKRGIDKAVKSVVENLQKQSEKVGSDNKKIEQVAAISANNDAAIGKLIAEAMQKVTKDGVITVEEAKGTETTVEVVEGMQFDRGYLSPYFITNSEKMQAELQNPYILIYDKKISTMKDILHILEKVAQQGAPLLIISEDLEGEALATLVVNKLRGTLKVAAVKAPGFGDRRKEMLQDIATLTAGVVISEEQGFKLENADLTYLGRAESVTIDKDNTTVVGGKGKKEDISARIGQIKAQIEVTTSDYDREKLQERLAKLSGGVAVLYVGAATEVEMKEKKDRVDDALHATRAAVEEGIVAGGGVAFIRSIESLDKLKGENEDEQTGIAIVKRAIEEPLRQITENAGIEGSIVVQKVKEGKADFGFNARTETYENMLAAGVIDPTKVTRIALENAASIAGMLLTTECVIADKPEPKSAAPAMPGGHGMGMDY; via the coding sequence ATGGCAAAGCAAATTTTCTTCAATACCGACGCCCGCAACAAAATGAAAAAAGGCGTTGACACCCTGGCAAACGCGGTGAAAGTGACCCTGGGCCCCAAAGGCCGTAACGTGGTGATTGAAAAGAAATTCGGCGCTCCCGGCGTAACCAAAGACGGTGTAACTGTAGCGAAAGAAATTGAACTGGAAGACCCTATCGAGAACATGGGCGCACAGATGGTGAAAGAAGTAGCCTCCAAAACCGCGGACATCGCAGGTGACGGTACTACCACTGCAACCGTGCTGGCACAGTCCATCATCGGCGAAGGCCTCAAAAACGTAGCCGCCGGTGCAAACCCGATGGACCTGAAACGCGGTATCGACAAAGCGGTTAAATCCGTGGTGGAGAACCTGCAGAAACAATCCGAAAAAGTTGGCAGCGACAACAAAAAGATCGAACAGGTTGCCGCTATCTCCGCTAATAACGACGCTGCGATCGGTAAACTGATCGCCGAAGCGATGCAGAAAGTGACCAAAGACGGTGTTATCACCGTTGAAGAAGCGAAAGGCACCGAAACTACCGTAGAAGTAGTGGAAGGTATGCAGTTCGACCGCGGTTACCTCTCCCCTTACTTCATCACCAACAGCGAAAAAATGCAGGCTGAACTGCAGAATCCTTACATCCTGATCTACGACAAAAAGATCAGCACCATGAAAGACATTCTGCACATCCTGGAGAAAGTGGCCCAGCAAGGCGCTCCCCTGCTAATCATTTCTGAAGACCTGGAAGGTGAAGCACTGGCTACCCTGGTGGTAAACAAACTCCGTGGTACCCTGAAAGTGGCGGCTGTGAAAGCTCCCGGCTTCGGCGACAGAAGGAAGGAAATGCTGCAGGACATCGCTACCCTCACCGCAGGTGTGGTAATCAGCGAAGAACAGGGTTTCAAACTGGAAAATGCCGACCTCACTTACCTGGGCCGCGCAGAATCCGTGACCATCGATAAAGACAACACCACTGTAGTAGGCGGTAAAGGCAAGAAAGAAGACATTTCTGCCCGTATCGGCCAGATCAAGGCGCAGATCGAAGTGACCACTTCCGACTACGACCGTGAGAAACTGCAGGAGCGCCTGGCGAAACTGAGCGGCGGTGTAGCCGTACTGTACGTTGGTGCCGCTACCGAAGTGGAAATGAAAGAAAAGAAAGACCGTGTTGACGACGCCCTGCACGCAACCCGCGCTGCCGTTGAAGAAGGTATCGTAGCTGGTGGCGGCGTAGCCTTCATCCGCTCTATCGAAAGCCTCGACAAGCTGAAAGGCGAAAACGAAGACGAACAAACCGGCATTGCCATCGTTAAACGCGCGATCGAAGAGCCCCTGCGCCAGATCACCGAAAACGCCGGCATCGAAGGTTCCATCGTGGTACAGAAAGTGAAGGAAGGTAAAGCCGATTTCGGTTTCAACGCCCGCACCGAAACTTACGAAAACATGCTGGCCGCCGGTGTAATCGACCCGACCAAAGTAACACGCATCGCCCTGGAAAACGCCGCATCCATCGCTGGTATGCTGCTCACCACCGAATGTGTGATTGCCGATAAACCGGAACCTAAATCCGCAGCCCCTGCAATGCCGGGCGGCCACGGGATGGGTATGGACTACTAG